In Episyrphus balteatus chromosome 4, idEpiBalt1.1, whole genome shotgun sequence, the sequence GTGCGCTTACTTTGGTTGTAGGAGCCatcaaatagaaaataaattacttaagcctagtacgctgctgatgcgaaacgaaattttccatacaaaatttcgttaacgaaatcttaaacgaaaaattttgttttgcttttcgtttctcagtacgcagctctagcgaaaaattggagagttttcactcatttatcacttactttttactgtcctggGCATTTatcttgactccaagagcagtgttgacggatttttcacttttaattcatttatttattcttgcttaaaaaattattttttgttgatttttcttgattttaaattaattttgattttttttattttgactttgacagaatactcgatgatattttttcgttagcattttcgttgtcgactttggagacttgaaaatttttcgtttcgcatcagcagcgtactaggctttagcgcaaaattttgaagttggagaaattaagtaaattatatcaatttgcaaaatttgtttcttctttccaattaattttttttttgtttttgatttaattctgagttttatttgtttcactTTCACAGTATTTTATCAAAGTAAAGAGTCcaccttaattttgtttgattttttttcaattttgttttattttttaccttgTCACAATTTTTCCCGCAGAATAAATGCTTCTTACATTATTTGTCCGTCCAAAACtaagtggagactttttcttTGCAACGGCTCcaaacatttgaattttgcgGGTGAACTGCATATggcttagaaaaattttcaagacaaaatttgtttcaagaaaaaaaaaaaaattgtatgagaaataaaatttttcccgatctgcgtactaggcttgactttggagacttcattATTTTTCGTTtggctgcgtactaggctttatggAAAGAACGCGCCAAAAGCATTTAAGTACCAATTTTATGCCCTCCCTaccaacaattttgcttctataatgctttacagaagcaacaattgcatctttAAAGCTTTattgaaccaaaattgtttgttgggcTCCCATTATATTCATGCAGACATTTAAACgattaaaaaatgattgaacTAAAGTTAAACCACACCTTTTCCGCCAAAATCGGTAAGTTAAATTTCTAAACCACGTTTATACAACGGGAATTCAACAAAAGCCCTGTTCCATttgaggtggtagtttactcatgagtagaaatctagtacaacaactacacattcctatctcctcgagtagaagatcatgtgttaattctagtactagatatactcatgagtaaactaccacctccaatggaacggggctaaaaACGCTGacaaaaatgaatgaattttactCACATACCTAAATACCGATGACTACTACACATTCAGGAAGAAAAAgtctcctaaaaaaaaaattaaaataaaaaagctatTGCAATTCTTTTCAGCAATAAATTCGTTCATGGTGGAGTATTGAATACGTATCCTGTATTATTTCTactctttaattaaaattacactAAACAAACAGATCGCCCTACTTTGAATACGTTCATTTTACTGATCTTGTCTATTTTTCTTCACTGAATGCAAACAAATATTTCTgtcaacttcaaaaacaaaatttttgttcttgtgaAATAGAGTTTGGTAGTAACCGTGGGCGAAGGCAGTCGCAGCTCTTAGAGCTAGTAAAAGTTTAACGTAAAGTTATATTATCCGGACGAGTTACTTATGGGTCTGTGGGATTGCCCCAACCCATTCGTATGTCCAGCAAACACGTGTGACTTATAAGTCAACACCAGCAATAGATAATTAGCCACAGCTAATTAATTCAAATAGTGGGGGAGATCCGGACGAGTCACTTACGGGTCTGCGGGATGCCCCAACCCGTTCGTGTGTCCTGCAAAGAACGTGCGACTATGAAGTCGACATAaatcaacaacagcaacagcaatTAACCACAgctaataataatacaaaaagtgACTAGGATGGATATTTACATCGCCATAAACCATCAAGAAACCTAGTATGTACAAAAAGCTAAACTGTGCTAACAGTACAACATAACACACCACAACAGTAAATAGCGGCATTTCATCGAACGCTATATATATCCATACAAGTAAGCGGTATGAATCATAACGGCGCATCGAAACACCTGATGCTGTACCTGAAACCAATATACACAAACCAACGTCGTTGCAACGTAAAGAATCTTCTTCAATGACAAGTGTCTTATCAGTGtaaatcattttgttttgttttaaagaaaaatcaaaaataatatgcATGCATTCAATGTAACTtccatttatgttttttttcatttgcctatcaatatataaatattattttgtctaaatgatacatgaaaaaaaaatctgtttgtgTGCAATAATCGTAAATGTATGCCTATCTAATATACATGAAATTATAAATCGTATAGAGCGTTCTCGCTCTAAAAGTCTATTAAATTTGTCTCGTCacattttacaagaaaaagtaaTGTACAGAGCTCTCGCTCTTATATAcaataaaaagaatatttatatatatctgTAAATCTTTAACCATAGGCATTttagtatagtttttttttattatttagttttaagtttttgtatatatgtaaattTATAACGTTGCAACCATAAGCCAACAATGTAACAGATAACGACAAAACGTCACAGCAAAAGCATACACAACCCTCTGTCATGAGCAAGAGTAGGTAAAACATTTTACTGACAGCCATGAGGcaaacattgtattttattgcaAACTAATAGAAAGAGCAGGCCATACATTATAGCCGCCAGTTTAACTAATAAAAGTTGAGAAAGAATTGTTATTTTAGACTAAGACAGCAAATGTAACCTAAAAGActcaataaaaaattcaattcaattcaattcttgtgaaataaaataaaatttgtttatttatttaaattaaatgaattaacttttaaattaaattaaatgcaaacaaattattaaaaaaaaaaaacacctccaTTATGACTTGTACAATTTGTATAAATGATGGTAATATTAAAACAATGTACAATGATTGTATTATTGAgagtttggaaaaaattaaatttcattacatgagtaagttttatttattttttaccatttcccattttaatttgttaaatcaAAGGTTTAAAAGGTAAACTAAATGAAAATGAACAATTAACAAAGACTCTCAGAGAAGAAAATGATAAACTTAAAAAGATTTTAAGTCAGCATGAATCAATTGAAaataacgaaacaaaaaaacgtcgCACTGCGAGTTGCGAAGAAGACACCGATTCGGAAATATCATTTTCACAAAATGTTGTTAAATCGATTGCACAAAAGTCAGCAGATGATTTGAATATGGCTTTGAATTTTGATGAAGAAGAATTTGAGTTATCTTTCATTCCGAGTACTCAAGTGGAAGTTGAAAGGAAAAAGAAACTGGGAACAGCCAAGGAAAGGGAACCTTTAAAGGTTTTACCAGTTAAAACTCAAATTTCGAATGATAACAAGCCATTGATTATTAAACAAGAATCCAAGTTAAATGAGGAAATAGATACAAAGTGCAATAAGAGTTTGAGTCTTAAGAAATCATCTTCGTggatttcaaaagaaaatgaattgaaaagaTCGGTTTTGGGTGGATCTATACAAAAGAGAACACCGAATAGAAGTTTAAGACTCATCAAACAAGAGCATAAAAATACAAGCATGTCACTCAAGCCAGGCAAACTGAGGCAAACTAGACTCCAATTGGATATAAGTAAAAACTTATCAGGCAACTTTTCtgtaagtaaaaaaagaattaattgtttGTAAGTAAAGTTAAGTTAAGTAATACTTTTAGATATTGTCTGTCTATCTtaatattcttcttcttcttaacgGGCTCCTAATATATGAATGTTAACTTCTCAAGTCACTCCTGCTGTCTAGACTAATTGATTGATCTTTTAAGAAAAGGTTCGTTCTTCGTTACCGTCTCAAACCAAGCGGTTGCGATTCAACACCGACCGTAAAGATCTCTCTGTGTACATAGGGACTCAAATACTGCCGTGTACTATTTTCGAAGATATATTTTCCCAGTTCTTATCAAGTTGCGATGCCTCTTCCTCTTCTGATATACTCCGCCTTCTACTTCCCAGTCTTTTATAATAGTAATTTGGCTTATTCTAGATCGTCGTCCTTCCGCAAAACAAGACAAATACAAATAAGGTGGAAGTGGTGATTGATGTTCAACTCACTGCTCAATTTGATCATTAGGGTGTTGATGTGATCAATTCATTAAAGAATCCCACTTGTTctaaatcaaaagtttttttttaatgcgttGCAGACATTTTTTGCTATTATTTTAAGCAActgtaaacaaaattgaaatacagTCAgggattaatttaatattttttattcaaaattgttcattaaaaatggtgaaaaagttcgacttagagggaaatttgacttagagggagtcgactgtatttcTCTAGTTTTCGCatttccactttttttaaatcctgAATATTATTCCCTTTTTCCACTCAGTAGCGCAAAAGGTCtgtgagtttttgaaaaacaaccaaaTTGATTGGAAGATGCTTGTCTGTCCGTCGACTCCCAGTCATTTTATCATTACTATTGCCAACTCGTCCAACCAAAAAGCCAGTGATTCGTATAAAACGTTTAAGAACCCAATTATAAACGCTCAATTTgtggtcgaaaaaaaaaaataaaatgtatcattggctttttgggagcaattaaagattttttttcgacaaaaaaaaacaccctttcacctaaattttatttatgaaaattctttattcttattttctatcccaaatgcaacttttttaccaaatttccaTTAAACTGGCagttttaaccatgatattcttatagtaaCATAAGAATAAACTCATaactcaaaagtaacataattgatGAATTTCAATGGGGTACCACTATTATTATTAGTTTTACCAATATAGCCACATTTTctcctaaaaaaacaccctttcacatgaaaaaaaattatagacttATTTAATTCGTAATTTCCATgacaaagaaaacattttttttatgaatatcgTAGGTGTCTCTTTAAAACCATTGATTCTATCGAACTTGTCGCGGATTTTCGTTATTTCCCATCTTcatcttaaattttttgtatagactgcttagattccTAGTTTATGTTATAAATGAAagatttttaccaattttcattggggtACCATTTTTCTCCTACTACTATTATTTTTGTGGTACATATtctgaatttcattttttctttaaaaaaatacccttttacACAAGATACTCCTTAAATTCTTGgttcttataacaaaaaatcgttttcaccaagtttaaaaaattaacaaaatttatgtgggctgtacctttctcacacataactcaaacCATCTAAAAAATACCctgtcccaaaaaaaaaaaaaaaaattaagaactatGAATTATGGATGGATAtggctttatctaaaaccttcatcccgattTTTATCAGTGTATCATGCTTTTCACATGagttttggttatattttgtCTGTTGACCTTGTTTTCAATCgtcaataacttttcttagagcgatcgctttattttgatgtcattagattcagcatcaaaaaataatctaaaaacATGTGTCGTGATAATATtcctcaaacaattttttttcactgcTTTGTCGACTCTCTCCCAATTTTAATAGatgatccttggttcttattccataagcaaactttttgccaagtttcatgagggtaacaattttttttctaaatgcctattttacctaaTTTAATTCAGAACTTTTGAacgtatttatttttgatttgatacgataaaatgcattttatagtcattaaaaaaaattagtttagggtcgaattgaaaaattgaaaaaacaatttagatttttatgtcagatcaacatgaaaaAGGTGCACTATTTTTCACAGatgtcagattgccttgattttgggtttttttaaatcaacatctatttttgttaattttttaaaccttcatctCTCAATTCGACCTTAAAAATTGCAACTTGGGGACATGATATTTCTAGACTTTGGagataagttatagaatgccgaaatgatgattttgggcaaaaaaaattctatcagcaTTCAATCTGAACTTGAACTCTTATTTGACTGAACTATGCGTAAGCTTTTTCGTTTTTCCCTCTTCTTTCCGAGTTGATGGTAGCCTGTACCTAAAAAGACGCAACGTCGCGTCATTTTACTCAAGGTCACGAAAAAAACCATGTCGTTTGGATGTGAAACTTCGACGAATAAATATTAAACTATGTTCACTTTCCCTATAATAACTTcccaacaaatttaaatttgtacaaATGTAGCATCCAAAACGATGGAACTTTTTGGTCAAGAAAAAAAACCGtactttataaaatttaaatagtcAGCCTATGACGTTAATAAGCTTATAGAATTATCATAGGATAAATgaatacaacattttttatttcactgtggtattaacaaaaaatttttttttttttttaacaaattgtttttattcaatattattatttttcaggaCACAACTTTCTGTGATGAAGCAATCGAAGCCAGTCCAAATGCAGattcttctttaaaaagaatcaattctTCAAAACAATGGCAACTCAGGTAATTTGAAttacaattaatatttttgttaattaatcGTATTTATATTGTTTCTCTTAAGTTTACTGCCTCACTTCGCTTTGTTTAATTTACATTTTCAGAAATATAAGTTCCAAACTAATAAAATCAGATGATGACTCCtccattttaaatttcacaaatCCAAGTccaaaaaaagagacaaaatcACAAAGTCcgccaaaaaataataataataattccttGGAAACTTCAAGTGTTGTAATGTTTACACCTGCATCCCAAGATATTATATTCTTAGACGATAGTTCTGAAAGCTTTAACATTGAATCAATGGATTTACTGAAGGATTTGATGAATCCAACTGAGAATTTGAGTAATTTGAAAAGAATTGAATCAAATGGGTGAgttatttttgatttctttctgtttattttttaatatttaaaatattttttagaataaaaatgcTTCAAAAAACCAACGGTGGACATGCCGGTGGATCCGGAAACATTCCAAGTAAATGTTCAGATTTTGATGAAAAGCaaaatccaaaaacaattttcaaaaccgAGCATGAATTTGCCAAACCCAAGGCGGTggataaaaatgaattaaaaaacccTCTTAAAGAAGATAACGCATTAATTAAAGATAATTCTGATTTTGGAAACAACAATAAACCTCATATTTCAACCCCCCTCAAAACGGGATCAACAACTGATGGCACGAAAAGAGCaagaaaatttgatataaattgcaATGAATGTCAAACGGTAAACTATCAATTTATTATTCTCCTCTGAactacttaaaaattaatttctgtattgttttcttttttcagtATATTAAGTATCTTGGAGCACGTTTAACTGACGAACAAATCGAACAGCATATTCGCAATTGTACGAATCATAAAAAACCTATTGACGATAATTTAACACCAGATGGATTCTGGGATCCAGTTATAAAACCATTTGCCAGTGATGATCCTCGGAACCTAACGATCATTGATGATCCT encodes:
- the LOC129919750 gene encoding uncharacterized protein LOC129919750, which gives rise to MTCTICINDGNIKTMYNDCIIESLEKIKFHYMSLKGKLNENEQLTKTLREENDKLKKILSQHESIENNETKKRRTASCEEDTDSEISFSQNVVKSIAQKSADDLNMALNFDEEEFELSFIPSTQVEVERKKKLGTAKEREPLKVLPVKTQISNDNKPLIIKQESKLNEEIDTKCNKSLSLKKSSSWISKENELKRSVLGGSIQKRTPNRSLRLIKQEHKNTSMSLKPGKLRQTRLQLDISKNLSGNFSDTTFCDEAIEASPNADSSLKRINSSKQWQLRNISSKLIKSDDDSSILNFTNPSPKKETKSQSPPKNNNNNSLETSSVVMFTPASQDIIFLDDSSESFNIESMDLLKDLMNPTENLSNLKRIESNGIKMLQKTNGGHAGGSGNIPSKCSDFDEKQNPKTIFKTEHEFAKPKAVDKNELKNPLKEDNALIKDNSDFGNNNKPHISTPLKTGSTTDGTKRARKFDINCNECQTYIKYLGARLTDEQIEQHIRNCTNHKKPIDDNLTPDGFWDPVIKPFASDDPRNLTIIDDPFVEKKN